One genomic segment of Streptomyces sp. TLI_146 includes these proteins:
- a CDS encoding MBL fold metallo-hydrolase: MPVEITWWGHATCTVEDSGVRVLTDPLFARRLAHLRRRRGAVPPPEAAVAEVVLVSHLHSDHLHLPSLARLAPGTRLVVPHGAIRAVPGLRKLGLRLTEVRAGDLVDAGDLRVRAVSARHDGRRLPFGPHRAPALGYVIEGRARTYFAGDTGLFDEMAEEVGPVDVALLPVGGWGPYLGPHHLDAGRAAQALARLGARAAVPVHYGTYWPIGLDGVRPHEFHAPGDDFVRHAARLAPGVTVHRLAHGESVRPEVAR; this comes from the coding sequence GTGCCGGTGGAGATCACCTGGTGGGGTCATGCCACCTGCACGGTCGAGGACTCCGGGGTGCGGGTGCTGACCGATCCGCTCTTCGCCCGGCGCCTGGCGCATCTGCGCAGGCGACGGGGGGCGGTGCCGCCGCCCGAGGCAGCCGTCGCCGAGGTGGTCCTGGTCTCGCACCTGCACTCCGACCATCTGCACCTGCCCTCGCTCGCCCGGCTCGCGCCCGGCACCCGCCTGGTGGTGCCGCACGGCGCGATCCGGGCCGTGCCGGGCCTGCGCAAGCTCGGCCTGCGCCTCACCGAGGTGCGCGCCGGGGATCTGGTCGACGCCGGTGACCTGCGGGTACGGGCGGTGAGCGCTCGGCACGACGGGCGGCGCCTGCCGTTCGGGCCGCACCGGGCGCCCGCGCTCGGCTATGTCATCGAGGGCCGGGCGCGCACCTACTTCGCCGGGGACACCGGGCTCTTCGACGAGATGGCCGAGGAGGTCGGCCCGGTCGACGTGGCGCTGCTCCCGGTCGGCGGCTGGGGCCCGTACCTGGGTCCGCACCATCTGGACGCGGGCCGGGCCGCCCAGGCGCTGGCCCGGCTCGGGGCGCGGGCCGCGGTGCCGGTGCACTACGGCACGTACTGGCCGATCGGGCTCGACGGGGTGCGCCCGCACGAGTTCCACGCGCCCGGCGACGACTTCGTGCGCCACGCGGCCCGGCTCGCGCCCGGGGTGACGGTGCACCGCCTCGCCCACGGCGAGAGCGTACGGCCGGAGGTCGCCCGGTGA
- a CDS encoding MBL fold metallo-hydrolase, translating into MTEQTGQTGQTQESERALRPGTAPPVIPPVTAPPPRPLGEHRRWPRSFADRLSAPLPGVRAMARLAREGALRPSPQGLRGIAELPFAPGPLPAVDTATVAVTWAGHASWVVRIGGLTVLTDPVWSRRILGTPARLTPVGVRWEDLPPVDAVVISHNHYDHLDAPTLRRLPRRTPLFVPAGLARWCRRRGFTRVTELDWWESAELAVPGREPVRFDFVPAHHWSKRSLTDTCRSLWGGWVLGDRRGQRVYFAGDTGYGHWFKEIGRRHPDLDLALLPIGAYAPRWWLRDVHADPEEAVQACEDLGARRMAPMHWGTFVLSAEPVLEPLARVRAAWERTGRPRAHLWDLPVGSSRVLAV; encoded by the coding sequence ATGACGGAACAGACGGGACAGACGGGACAGACCCAGGAGTCGGAACGAGCCCTGCGCCCTGGGACCGCCCCGCCGGTCATCCCGCCGGTCACCGCGCCGCCCCCGCGCCCGCTCGGCGAGCACCGCCGCTGGCCCCGGTCGTTCGCCGACCGCCTCTCCGCCCCGCTGCCCGGCGTGCGCGCGATGGCCCGGCTCGCCAGGGAAGGGGCGCTGCGCCCGTCCCCGCAGGGGCTGCGCGGCATCGCCGAGCTGCCGTTCGCGCCCGGGCCGCTGCCCGCGGTGGACACCGCGACGGTGGCCGTGACCTGGGCCGGGCACGCCAGCTGGGTGGTGCGGATCGGCGGTCTCACCGTCCTGACCGACCCCGTCTGGTCCCGCCGCATCCTGGGCACCCCGGCCCGGCTCACCCCCGTCGGGGTGCGCTGGGAGGACCTGCCGCCGGTCGACGCCGTCGTCATCAGCCACAACCACTACGACCACCTGGACGCGCCCACCCTGCGCAGGCTTCCGCGCCGCACCCCGCTGTTCGTCCCGGCGGGCCTGGCCCGCTGGTGCAGACGCCGCGGGTTCACCCGGGTCACCGAGCTCGACTGGTGGGAGTCGGCCGAACTGGCCGTGCCGGGACGCGAACCCGTGCGGTTCGACTTCGTGCCCGCCCACCACTGGTCCAAGCGCTCCCTCACCGACACCTGCCGCTCGCTGTGGGGCGGCTGGGTGCTCGGCGACCGCCGGGGACAGCGCGTCTACTTCGCCGGGGACACCGGCTACGGCCACTGGTTCAAGGAGATCGGCCGCCGTCACCCGGACCTCGACCTGGCCCTGCTCCCCATCGGGGCCTACGCGCCGCGCTGGTGGCTGCGCGATGTGCACGCCGACCCGGAGGAGGCCGTCCAGGCGTGCGAGGACCTGGGGGCGCGGCGGATGGCGCCGATGCACTGGGGCACGTTCGTGCTCTCCGCAGAGCCGGTGCTCGAACCGCTCGCCCGGGTGCGGGCGGCCTGGGAGCGGACGGGCCGCCCGCGCGCGCATCTGTGGGACCTGCCGGTCGGCTCCTCCCGGGTGCTGGCCGTCTGA
- a CDS encoding ANTAR domain-containing response regulator → MFSETERQRPHSASPVGRLSRLAEQSLRCAPAACGAVATIADSGPDSRVTATHPDLAPLASVQLACGDGPIPTALDVGAPVDAEDLLTESRWPGYRALALESGVRSCVTLPFRRCGIEVTLSLYSFRPGSLDDAAVCGPVSILGEETTAGIARDRRYHAALAEVGQLETALRSRAVIDQASGIVMHVLGCDAEEAFAVLRTVSQHANRKLSEVAEGVVRTKGRGLEGELAAVPRPV, encoded by the coding sequence ATGTTCTCCGAGACGGAACGTCAACGGCCGCACTCCGCCTCCCCCGTGGGCCGGCTCTCCCGGCTCGCCGAGCAGTCGTTGCGCTGCGCGCCCGCCGCGTGCGGCGCCGTGGCAACCATCGCCGACAGCGGACCCGACAGCCGGGTCACCGCCACGCACCCGGACCTCGCGCCGCTCGCGAGCGTCCAGCTGGCCTGCGGCGACGGGCCCATCCCGACCGCGCTGGACGTCGGCGCCCCGGTGGACGCCGAGGACCTGCTGACGGAGAGCCGCTGGCCCGGCTACCGCGCCCTGGCCCTGGAGTCGGGCGTACGGTCCTGCGTCACCCTCCCCTTCCGCCGCTGCGGCATCGAAGTCACCCTCAGCCTCTACAGCTTCCGCCCCGGCTCGCTGGACGACGCCGCCGTGTGCGGCCCGGTGAGCATCCTCGGCGAGGAGACCACCGCGGGGATCGCCCGCGACCGCCGCTACCACGCGGCCCTGGCCGAGGTGGGGCAGCTGGAGACGGCGCTGCGTTCCCGCGCGGTGATCGACCAGGCCAGCGGCATCGTGATGCATGTGCTCGGCTGCGACGCCGAGGAGGCCTTCGCGGTGCTGCGCACCGTCTCGCAGCACGCCAACCGCAAGCTGTCCGAGGTCGCCGAGGGCGTGGTCCGCACCAAGGGCCGCGGCCTGGAAGGCGAGCTCGCCGCCGTCCCCCGCCCCGTGTGA
- a CDS encoding CBS domain-containing protein translates to MARYVREVMTAGVAAVRPDASLVEAAQLMRAQDIGDVLVARGDQLIGVLTDRDITLRAVADGADPLTVSVQSVCTRSPVCVGPDDELATAVRLMRRHAVRRLPVVEGGRPLGMLSLGDVAAHQDPRSPLGDISRAAPQGWPEVPRQGGPADRTGPPHVL, encoded by the coding sequence ATGGCACGGTACGTGCGGGAAGTCATGACGGCGGGTGTGGCGGCCGTACGGCCCGACGCCTCGCTGGTCGAAGCGGCCCAGCTGATGCGCGCCCAGGACATCGGGGACGTGCTGGTCGCGCGGGGCGACCAGTTGATCGGGGTGCTCACCGACCGGGACATCACCCTGCGCGCGGTGGCCGACGGCGCCGACCCGCTGACCGTCAGCGTCCAGTCCGTGTGCACCCGTTCACCGGTGTGTGTGGGTCCCGACGACGAGCTGGCGACGGCGGTGCGGCTGATGCGGCGGCACGCGGTGCGCCGGCTGCCGGTGGTCGAGGGCGGGCGGCCGCTGGGCATGCTGAGCCTCGGTGACGTCGCCGCCCACCAGGACCCCCGCTCGCCGCTGGGGGACATCAGCCGGGCGGCCCCGCAGGGCTGGCCGGAGGTGCCCCGGCAAGGAGGGCCCGCCGACCGGACCGGCCCCCCTCACGTGCTCTGA
- a CDS encoding PAS domain-containing protein — MTQTADDFGEELADFVRRVGELRTARSQSDGERLTVLDAALFELQHVVDQLWPRYEQFVTEAAGAPGSPGDRQERLLLKALFQRLPLPVALVDRETVVRRLNFAASGLTGARAGYATGRPLAALLMPGDRAAFRSQAAAVARGEGDRGLTVRLQQRPEEPLHATLTALRPPDEPHAAVLVVFQPGISAAASATAAPPEVPDLDESTRHARLMDLVDTMAAALLRLPPGDRTEVLATAARVLCGRFAQWVVADVVDGGLRRVAVLGPAAEADAALRHAVAGQDPARSPLVAEAARAGVTSLQVQPEDTDGFGHDPSGAPVLARADVTSLLCVPLGAPGPVQGVLTLFRTGPARPFSMAEAQAMDVMSRHVALAMRRPAPPGDELPEPAPAAPDPAAECSSD; from the coding sequence ATGACGCAGACGGCGGACGACTTCGGCGAGGAACTGGCGGACTTCGTCAGACGGGTGGGCGAGCTGCGCACCGCGCGCTCGCAGTCCGACGGGGAGCGGCTGACCGTCCTGGACGCCGCGCTCTTCGAACTCCAGCACGTGGTCGACCAGTTGTGGCCCCGCTACGAGCAGTTCGTGACCGAGGCGGCGGGCGCGCCCGGCTCGCCGGGCGACCGGCAGGAGCGGCTGCTGCTCAAGGCGCTGTTCCAGCGGCTGCCGCTGCCGGTGGCGCTCGTCGACCGCGAGACCGTGGTGCGCAGGCTGAACTTCGCGGCCAGCGGGCTGACCGGCGCCCGCGCCGGGTACGCGACCGGCCGGCCGCTGGCCGCCCTGCTGATGCCGGGCGACCGCGCCGCGTTCCGTTCGCAGGCGGCGGCCGTGGCGCGCGGCGAGGGCGACCGGGGGCTGACCGTACGGCTCCAGCAGCGCCCCGAGGAGCCGCTGCACGCCACCCTGACCGCGCTGCGGCCGCCGGACGAGCCGCACGCGGCCGTCCTGGTGGTCTTCCAGCCCGGGATATCCGCGGCGGCCTCGGCCACCGCCGCGCCGCCCGAGGTGCCCGACCTCGACGAGTCGACGCGGCACGCCCGGCTGATGGACCTGGTGGACACGATGGCGGCGGCGCTGCTGCGGCTGCCGCCCGGCGACCGCACCGAGGTGCTCGCCACGGCCGCCCGGGTACTGTGCGGGCGCTTCGCCCAGTGGGTGGTGGCCGATGTGGTGGACGGCGGGCTGCGGCGCGTCGCCGTGCTGGGCCCGGCGGCCGAGGCGGACGCCGCGCTGCGCCACGCGGTCGCCGGGCAGGACCCGGCCCGTTCCCCGCTGGTCGCGGAGGCGGCCCGGGCGGGGGTGACCTCGCTCCAGGTGCAGCCCGAGGACACCGACGGGTTCGGCCACGACCCGTCGGGCGCGCCGGTCCTGGCCCGCGCGGACGTGACGTCCCTGCTGTGCGTGCCGCTCGGCGCGCCCGGCCCCGTACAGGGAGTGCTGACGCTCTTCCGTACGGGGCCGGCCCGGCCGTTCTCCATGGCCGAGGCGCAGGCGATGGACGTGATGTCCCGTCATGTGGCGCTGGCTATGCGGCGTCCCGCTCCGCCGGGTGATGAGCTGCCGGAGCCTGCTCCCGCAGCGCCTGATCCCGCAGCCGAGTGCAGCAGCGACTGA
- a CDS encoding aminotransferase class I/II-fold pyridoxal phosphate-dependent enzyme, whose translation MHGTVAEGRGPVRYGPPAPGTGLPVLPELAGVLAGAAGRAAPEPPGGGPRLREAACGYWRRRGLRGDPELVAAAPGAPALLFALLASYGGDVLLPRPCPAWWTPQARLLGRPAYHVPTPAECGGVPDPYALLETVRRVRTEGGVPRLLVLSVADDPTATVAPPETVREACEAAVGEGLHIISDETWRDTLHHPHDTVLFSPAEMCPDDVTVLSDLSGALTPAGWPAAVARFPATERAERARARTLDILTALGSVVAGPVADAAAYALGEPDPVAVRMRRAAALHGALAEAAHRAVLAAGAFARPPQAGRHLYADLGPLRNRLAARGVTDSMELEEYLTGRLGAPAPGGHRFGDELGALRVRLATGPLLGATEEEGARTLEAADPLELPHVRRALDAFGEALDGL comes from the coding sequence ATGCACGGGACGGTGGCGGAAGGCCGGGGACCCGTCCGCTACGGACCGCCCGCACCCGGCACCGGGCTGCCCGTCCTGCCCGAGCTGGCCGGGGTCCTGGCGGGCGCCGCCGGACGCGCCGCACCCGAACCGCCCGGCGGCGGACCCCGGCTGCGCGAGGCCGCCTGCGGCTACTGGCGGCGGCGCGGGCTGCGCGGCGACCCCGAGCTGGTGGCCGCGGCCCCCGGCGCCCCGGCGCTCCTGTTCGCCCTGCTCGCCTCGTACGGGGGCGACGTCCTGCTGCCCCGGCCCTGCCCGGCCTGGTGGACCCCGCAGGCCCGGCTCCTGGGACGCCCCGCCTACCACGTGCCGACCCCGGCGGAGTGCGGCGGCGTCCCCGATCCGTACGCCCTGCTGGAGACCGTGCGCCGGGTGCGCACCGAGGGCGGGGTGCCCCGGCTCCTGGTGCTCTCCGTCGCCGACGACCCGACCGCGACGGTCGCGCCGCCCGAGACCGTACGGGAGGCGTGCGAGGCGGCCGTGGGGGAGGGGCTGCACATCATCAGCGACGAGACCTGGCGCGACACCCTGCACCACCCGCACGACACGGTCCTGTTCAGCCCCGCCGAGATGTGCCCCGACGACGTGACGGTCCTGTCCGACCTGTCGGGCGCGCTCACCCCGGCCGGGTGGCCCGCGGCCGTCGCCCGCTTCCCGGCCACCGAGCGTGCGGAAAGGGCCAGGGCCCGCACCCTGGACATCCTCACCGCGCTCGGCTCGGTCGTGGCGGGCCCGGTCGCGGACGCCGCCGCCTATGCCCTGGGCGAGCCGGACCCGGTCGCGGTGCGGATGCGCCGGGCCGCCGCCCTGCACGGCGCCCTCGCCGAGGCGGCCCACCGCGCGGTGCTCGCCGCCGGGGCCTTCGCCCGGCCCCCGCAGGCGGGCCGCCACCTCTACGCCGACCTCGGCCCCCTCCGCAACCGGCTGGCCGCACGCGGGGTCACCGACTCGATGGAGCTGGAGGAGTACCTCACCGGCCGGCTCGGCGCCCCCGCCCCCGGCGGCCACCGCTTCGGCGACGAACTGGGCGCCCTGCGCGTCCGGCTCGCCACGGGGCCGCTGCTCGGGGCGACCGAGGAGGAGGGCGCGCGGACGCTGGAGGCGGCGGACCCGCTGGAACTGCCGCATGTACGGCGGGCGTTGGACGCGTTCGGGGAGGCGCTCGACGGGCTGTGA
- a CDS encoding TIGR03086 family metal-binding protein — protein sequence MDSSASADHAQLLDRHREAVAFFGSRVHAVRADQWDLPTPCTEWTVRDLVNHLAVEQLWVPPLVAEGRTIADVGDAYDGDVLGADPVGVWESARAAAVAAFAGPGALDGTVELSYGKTPVAAYCSQMVADAVVHAWDLSRAIGADERLPRDLVDAAAREFGGYADQLPRALFDAPVAVAEEADAQTRLLAMLGRNA from the coding sequence ATGGACTCTTCTGCGTCTGCGGACCACGCCCAGCTCCTCGACCGGCACCGCGAGGCCGTCGCCTTCTTCGGCTCCCGCGTCCACGCGGTCCGGGCCGACCAGTGGGACCTGCCCACGCCGTGCACCGAGTGGACGGTGCGGGACCTCGTCAACCATCTGGCCGTCGAGCAGCTGTGGGTGCCGCCGCTGGTCGCGGAAGGCCGCACCATCGCCGATGTCGGGGACGCCTACGACGGCGATGTGCTCGGCGCCGACCCGGTGGGCGTGTGGGAGTCGGCGCGGGCCGCGGCGGTGGCCGCGTTCGCCGGGCCGGGCGCGCTGGACGGCACGGTCGAGCTCTCGTACGGCAAGACGCCCGTCGCCGCGTACTGCTCGCAGATGGTGGCGGACGCGGTGGTGCACGCCTGGGACCTGTCCCGGGCGATCGGCGCGGACGAGCGGCTGCCGCGGGACCTGGTCGACGCGGCGGCGCGGGAGTTCGGCGGATACGCCGACCAGCTGCCCCGCGCTCTGTTCGACGCGCCGGTCGCGGTGGCCGAGGAGGCCGACGCCCAGACGCGGCTGCTCGCGATGCTGGGCCGGAACGCCTGA
- a CDS encoding RNA polymerase sigma factor SigF: MRTHAQATAKHPHDDAPDTAAAFARLAALPDGPERHALRQDLVRAWLPMAERLAGRFRNRGEALDDLRQVAALGLVKAVDRYDPERGAAFESFAVPTITGELKRHFRDHMWTLHVPRRVQDLRGRVRAARQELMQTAGARNPSVADIAAHTGMTEDEVKAGLEALDSFSALSLDAELPGAEDGYSLSDSLGAPDPALDVVVDREAVKPGLRRLPPREQQILYMRFFRDMTQSRIAEDLGISQMHVSRLISRCCTRLRDQALREQAPAAHHPAERDAA, encoded by the coding sequence ATGCGTACACACGCACAGGCCACAGCCAAGCACCCGCACGACGACGCCCCCGATACCGCCGCCGCGTTCGCGCGGCTCGCCGCACTGCCCGACGGACCCGAACGGCATGCGCTGCGCCAGGACCTGGTCCGGGCCTGGCTGCCCATGGCCGAGCGGCTGGCCGGCCGGTTCCGCAACCGGGGCGAGGCCCTCGACGACCTGCGCCAGGTGGCCGCCCTCGGCCTCGTCAAGGCCGTCGACCGGTACGACCCGGAGCGCGGCGCCGCGTTCGAGAGCTTCGCGGTGCCGACCATCACCGGCGAGCTCAAGCGCCACTTCCGCGACCACATGTGGACCCTGCATGTGCCCCGCCGGGTCCAGGACCTGCGCGGCCGGGTCCGCGCCGCCCGCCAGGAGCTCATGCAGACCGCCGGCGCCCGCAACCCCTCCGTGGCGGACATCGCTGCGCACACCGGCATGACCGAGGACGAGGTCAAGGCCGGTCTCGAAGCGCTCGACAGCTTCTCCGCGCTCTCCCTCGACGCCGAACTGCCGGGCGCCGAGGACGGCTACAGCCTCAGCGACTCGCTGGGCGCGCCCGACCCGGCGCTCGACGTCGTCGTCGACCGCGAGGCCGTCAAACCGGGGCTGCGCCGGCTCCCGCCGAGGGAGCAGCAGATCCTCTACATGCGGTTCTTCCGCGACATGACGCAGAGCAGGATCGCCGAGGACCTGGGCATCTCCCAGATGCACGTCTCCCGGCTGATCAGTCGCTGCTGCACTCGGCTGCGGGATCAGGCGCTGCGGGAGCAGGCTCCGGCAGCTCATCACCCGGCGGAGCGGGACGCCGCATAG